One Myxococcota bacterium genomic window, GCGTTCTCCACCGCCTTCGACGCGGATTTCCGTAGCGACCTCGTCACTCTGGCGACGAGTCTTCAGGCGAAACTTCGAGACCGAGGCGATCGCGGGCAGCGCTTCGCCGCGGAACCCGAAGCTCGCGATGCGTACCAGATCCTCGGCCGTGCGGAGCTTGCTGGTGGCGTGGCGCTCGAGCGCCAGGAGCGCGTCGTCCCGCGACATCCCGACGCCGTCATCGGTGACCGCGATGAAGGCACGGCCTCCGTCCCGCAGCTCGACTCGCAGCCGCTGGGCGCCCGCATCCAGCGCGTTCTCCAGCAGCTCCTTCACCACGGAGGCGGGCCGCTCGACGACCTCGCCGGCCGCGATCTGATCGATGAGTGCGCTCGGAAGACGCTGCACCGCCCTTGAAGCCGGTCGCTCGTGTGCCCCTGCGGGTTCCGTGGACCTGACTTCTCTTCGATCGCGCGTCCGGCCCGCGTCGCTCACCGCTCCCCCACAACCACCCGAGCGCCGCCGCGCCCGTACCACGTTGCAGACTATCGCGTCAATCCCCGGAATTGGCGACGCGAAACGCTTCTTCTCGTGTTTCGCAGGGGTTTTGGGTGCAATTGGATTGACAGAACACCCTGGTACTCCATAGCTTTGCTGCCTGACCAGGGGCGGGGGAGATCATCACGATGACGGAGACCGCAGGGCGACTCGACGCAGTGTCGCACGGCGCGGAGCGCGCCACCGGACGTCGACGCAGCGATCGCATCGTCGGCGCTTCGCGCGCCATCCAGGATGTCGTAGAGAAGGCGGTGGGCGCCGCCGCTTCCGAGCTGCCGGTGCACATCCACGGGCCCGAGGGGTCCGGCAAGGAACACACCGCGCGCGCCATCCACAGCTGGAGCACCCGTGCAGGGGGCCCGTTCGTGGTGGTGTCCTGTGTTGGCGTTGCCGAGGCGCTACTCGGACGCGAACTCTTCGGTTGCGCGGCCTCCACCTATCCGAACTTCCCCGAAGCTCACGACGGCGCGCTCCAGCGGGCCGCCGGGGGCACGGTGATGATCGACCACGCCGACGCCCTGCCCGGCAACCTGCTCCAGGCCTTCAGCAAGGGCCTCGAGGACGGCCGCTTCGAGCGCGAAGGCGACGGCACGCCGCTGGCGCTGCGGGCGCGCGTGATCCTGGTCTCGCGGGCTCCGCTCTCGCCCTCTCCCTTCCGCGATCTCGCGCACCACACCATCGAGATGCCGAGCCTGGAAGAACGCGGCGATGACATCCTGCCGTTGGCTACCCACTTCCTGCGTCTGCACGCAGAGGACCTGAAGGTCCAGCCGGTCGGCTTCACCACCGAGGCACGCGCCGCCCTGACGGCGGAGCGCTGGACCGGAAACGTCCGCGAGCTCTCCGAGCGCATCGGCCAGGCCCTGCGGCTGGCGGGCAGCGGCGCGATCTCGGCCGAAGCCTTGATGCTCTCGGCCCAGGCCGAGGAAGTGCCGTCGTTCAAGGAAGCGAAGCGCGCGTTCGAACGCCGCTACGTCACGAGCCTGCTGCGACGTTGCGATGGCAACATCAGCCGCGCCGCGCGCCTGGCGAAGAAGGACCGCAAGGACTTCTACGACGTGATCCGGCGTACGGGTGTGAACCCGGCCGACTTCCGCTGAGCCCGGTGGACGACGCGCTCCGCGTCGCGGTCGTCCAGCTCACCTCGACGGACGTTCTCTCGGACAACCTCGCGGTTGCCGAAGGTCTCGTGAGAGAGGCCGCCGCGGCAGGTGCCCGCTTCATCGCGCTGCCCGAGATGTTCCCTTTCCTGCGCCGCGAAGGGCAGACGTTTCCGCACGCGCAGGACGTCGAGGGCGAGATCCTGGGACACGTCCGCGACTGGGCGCGCTTCCACCAGGTGCGGATCGCCGCCGGGTCGATTGCCGAGGTCACGGACAGCGAACGCGTCTACAACACGAGCGTGTTGGTCGGCCCCGACGGCGCGACCGAGGCCGTCTACCGGAAGATCCACCTCTTCGACGTAGATCTGGGTGACGCGGGGGGCGGCACCTACCAGGAGTCGAAGAGCATCGCGCCCGGCGACGAGGTGGTGGTGGCCGACACCGAGATCGGCGGAATCGGATTGTCGGTCTGCTACGACCTGCGCTTCCCCGAGCTCTACCGCACCCAGGCCGCGCGCGGCGCCCAGTGGCTCTTGGTGCCGAGTGCCTTCGCACCCGCGACGGGCCGCGACCACTGGGAGGTGCTGTTGCGGGCGCGGGCGATCGAGAACCAGGCCTTCGTCCTGGCCGCGGCCCAGTGCGGACAGCACAGCCCGGATCGCGCCAGCTACGGTCGCTCGCTGATCGTGGACCCCTGGGGAGTGATCTTGGCCCAGCTCGCCGACGCTCCGGGGATCGCCGTGGCGGACTGCTCCCGGGCCCACCTCGCGCGGGTGCGCCAGAAGCTGCCCGCCCTCGCCCACCGGCGCCTCTAGCCCCGCTCTGGATCCGCCTCATCTGCGCTCTGGGGCCTCAAGAGCGCCCCGGGGCGCGCCGAAACGGGAAGCGACCGCGGGTTTCGGGGGGGCAATGGCGGCAAAGATCGTGATCAGCAACGGCGAATCGGCAGGACTCGAGTACGAGATCGTGGCCGAAGAGACCCTGATCGGCCGGAATCCGACCACCGACGTGACGCTGCTCGACGAGAACATCTCGCGCGAGCACGCGTTGATCCTGTTCGACAGCGAATGCGACGCCTACGTCGTGGAAGACCTGCAGAGCACGAACGGCACGAAGGTCAACGGCAAGGGCATCCGCTCCCACGAGCTTGCGCCCGGTGACGAGATCCAGATCGGGCACACCAAGTTCTCGTTCCAGCGGGACTGAGGTCCGGCGCGAGCAGCCGCCGCGCAGGATCGAGCGCGCCTTCGCCTGCCATTTGGTGCCGGAGTGCGGTACTCCTCCAGCGCCGAGACGCGCGACCGCGTCGCTTTTGGAGGGGGAACCAGAGGATGCGAACGAATCACCCGACCCGAGGCGCCCTGGCGCGCGTGGCCTGTCTCGCGCTCTTGGCGAGCTTCTCCGTCGCCTGCAGCACGACGCCGAAGCCGGCGCCGTCCCCGGGCGTGAATCTTCCCGACTACCGCGTCGGCGCGCCCGACGCCCTGGTGGTCAACATCCTCCCCGACCCGATCATCACCGAGCAGCTGATCGTGCGGCCCGACGGCAAGATCACCGTGCAGCTCGTGGGTGACGTCGTCGCGAGCGGTCGCACCACCGAGCAGATCGCCGCCGACATCCAGCAGCGGATCTCGCGCTTCAAGCGCGGCGCGGTCGTCACCGTCGGGCTGGTCAACGCCCAGAGCTCCACCATCACGGTGCTCGGCGAAGTCGCAGGGCCGCGCACCTTCCCGATCGGCAAGCAGATGCGCGTGGCCGAGGCACTGGGCGCGGTCGGCGGTGTCACCCGCTTCGCGTCGGACGACGACATCTATGTGGTCCGCGACGGCAACCCGCCCCAGGTCTTCCGGATCGACATGCAGGCCATCCGCAAGGGCGACCTGAGCACGAACATCCAGGTCTACGGCGGCGACATCATCTACGCCGAGCCGACCGCGTGGGCGAAGGTGGGCTACGCCGTCCAGGCCTTGCTCTTCCCCTTCCAGCCGATCCTCAACATCGCGCGAACCGTCGCTGGCGGAGCCTTCTAGCAACGCTTTCGGGGATCCCCCCGACAGGCCTGCCAGCGCGAGGCATTTGGATGCAGCAACGCGCCTAGGGCGTATCGCGGAGGCCGTTGCGCCCGCGTCGCTTGCGGCGGCGGCGCTGGTTGCGCTCGATGATTTCGACGACTTCTTCGATGTCGTCGGTGACGTGGAACAGGCGCAGGTCGCGGCGCGAGATCATGCGGTTCTTCAGCGGCTGGTCCTCGAGCCAGGTGATCAGCCCTTCCCAGAACTCGGAGCCGTAGAGGATCACCGGGAACTCGTGGATCTTCCCGGTCTGCTTCAGCGTGAGCGCCTCGAAGATCTCGTCCAGGGTGCCGAATCCCCCCGGCAGCCCGACGAACGCGCAGGCGTACTTCACGAACATCACCTTCCGCGCGAAGAAGTAGTTGAAGTTGATGATCGTGTCGGCGTACTCGTTCGGCTCCTGCTCGAAGGGGAGCCGGATGTTCAGGCCGATCGAGCGCCCGTCGCCGCGCTGGGCGCCGCGGTTGGCCGCCTCCATGATGCCGGGCCCGCCGCCGGTGATGATCCCGTAGCCGGCCTTCGAGAGCGCCTCGGAGACCTCGACGGCCTGCGCGTAGTACGGCGAGCCGCGGCGCGCGCGGGCGCTTCCGAAGATCGAAACCGAGGGCCAGAAAGGGCGTAGGGTCTCGAAGCCCTCGACGAACTCGCCGAGGATCTTGAAGACGGTCCAGGTGTCTTTCGCGTGGCGGTCCAGGGTCAAGCCCTCCTCAGAGAAACGTTTCGGTCGGGGTTGGCGGGTTCCTGAACACGGAACCTTCCTCGCCGGGACAGCGCGTTCAGGTCCCGGGGCGGCCGGCCGATACGCGCGACATGGCGTCCACGGGTCCCATCCATAGCTGTTACGACGACGATCCCGAGCACACCGAGGCCATCGACGGCTTCGTGCTGGCGCTCGCCGAGCGCGTCGACGAACTCCAGGACCTCGAAGCCGGCGGCGACTTCCGCAGCCTCGAGCAGCGGGCCGCGCATCTGGCCACCGACGCAGAGCGCTGCGGCTACCTCCCGCTGCGTCGCAGCGCCGAGGAGGTCGGTACGGCTGCCCAGGAGCGCAACGGCGAGATCGCCCACAAGGCCCTCGTCGAGCTGACCGACGTCGCGCGCCGAGTCCGCCAGGGGCACCGCGGCGCCCTCTAGCCTGCCCGCCGGGGCCCCTAGAGGAAGAACCACAGCGAGATCGCCTCGCCGGCGCTGTCGGTGAACTGCTCGTCGAAGAGCAGGACGAAGAAGAAGATCGCGCCGTTGGTGACCGCGTGCACGAGCACGAGCGGGGCCAGGTGTTTCCGGTAGTAGAACCAGAGCATCGTCAGCAGTGACCAGCCGAACATGATCCCCCACTCCCAGCTCACGTGGCTGAAGACGAAGTAGATCATGACGACGATGAAGCTGCGCCAGCCGAACTTCGCGATCGGCACCTTGCGGAAGTCGCCCTTGCGGTCGAAGACCTCGACGAAGCGCATCAGCCAGCTCCGGACGAAGAGCTCCTCGACGAAGGGCGTGACCCCGAAGTAGCCGACGCCCCGAATCGCCAGCGTGACGGCCACGCCGGCCTCGCCCAGCTGGAAGCGATCGAAGCCCGCGTCTTCGGGGCGGAGGCTGTCCCAGGCCACCAGGGGCACCATCCAGAGCCCGGCGCCGACCAGCCCGACGACGATGTCTGCGACCGCCAGAGCGCCCCAGCGGGCTCCGCGCAGCTCCGGGTACGCCCCGCGGAGCCAGAAATACGTGAAGAACCCGAGCGGCGCCGCGACCTTCAGCGTCAGGAAGAGCGGCTGGAGGACCTCCGGGGCCCGGGCGCCGATCTCGACGAGCAGCAGGAACGCCAGCATCGGGTACCAGTACGGCCCCCAGCCACTGCTGCGTTTCTTCGCGTCTTCCGCCACGCCCTCCGCACCCTCCCCTAGGCCAGGCGGGCGCAAGTTAGTCCATCCCCGGACCGGGGGCCCAGGGGGACGACGCACGCGCGACCGGCGGTTGCAGCCCCGCGCGAGCCTTCGAGAACCGCCTTCCACGTGGAACGGGAACGCCGCGGGTTGCCCTCTACGCGGAAGGCGACGACGGCTCGGCGCTCAACCAGACCGCGATCTCGAAGGGCTCCCCCTCGACCACGCCCCCGATCCGCCGGCCCGCATAGTCGGGCCAGACGATCTCGGCGTCTGCGGAATCCACGCTCGTCGGCACGCCGAGGGTGTAGCGGTGTCCCTGTTGCTCGAGACAGGCCTTTGCACCCCCGGCGACGACGTTCGCGAGCTCTCGGGCACCGTCCAGCACGTCCTCGGGATCGAGCTCGGCCTCGCTCATCTCGAGCATCCCGGCCACCAGGCGGCGGGCCAGCTTCTCGGAGAAGGCGAGCACGAAGAGTCCCGATGAGGGGCCGCTCAGTTCCAGCGTCACGCGCACGTCCGCTCCGCCGAGCCCTTCGCAGGACTCCGAACGCGCTGGATCGAAGGTCAGGCGCAGCGAGGCCATCGCCTCGAAGACCGACTCCGAGATCTCGAAAAACGCGGTGGCGAGGTGTTCCGGCGTGCTCATGCGGTGCCTCCGGCCACCTCCTGGAAGAGCAGTGAGCCTTCCTTTGCGGCCTCTTCGAACGTGGCAAGGATCTCGGGGATCGCTTCGGTCTGCATGCTCAACAGGTCCCAGGCCGCGTCGTCGAAGCGATCCAGGTGACCTTCGCACGAGGCACCCTCGTCAACGCGGTGGGCGATCCAGTCCGCCAGGTGGATCAGCGCGGCCTCCTCCCGGAGTTCGGGAGGGGCGAACCGAGGGTGGTGGTGCCAGCGCGCGAGCTGAGCCACGCGATCGGGCAGATTCCACGACCGCAAGACGACCTCGCCGACCTCTCCGTGGCTGAAGCCGAGGTGTCGACGCTCGGTCTCGTAGAGTGGTGCTCCCTCCCGCTCGCTCGCCTCGAGCACGTCGCGGTACCGATCCCCCGCTTGGCGAACCAACACCAGGACGCCGATGTCGTGGAGCAACCCGGCGATGAAGACTCGGTCGAGCTGTGGGGATCCCGCACAGCTGCGGCCGCGCCCGGCCTCGAGCAGCCGATCGGCGGCGATCGCTGTCGTGAGGGAGTGCTGCCAGAACGCTTCGTAGTCGAAGCCGTCCGCGTCGCGGAACTCCCGAACCACGGAGATCGTCAGCAGGAGTTCCCGGACCGAGCCCGTGCCGAGGCGTCGCACGGCCTCCACGAGATCCTCGACGGGCGCACCGCCCCGGTACAACGGACTGTTGGCAATCTGAAGGATCCGCGCGGCGACGCCGACATCGGTCGCGACGTGGTCGGCCACGGCGTCGAGCGGTGCGCCGGAATCGATCGCGCGCAAGGTCTCGCCGACCGCCGCCGGTAGCCCAGGAAGCGTCTCGATCTTCCCCAGGAACGCGAGGACCTCCGGGGCGACTCTTCGATCGCCGGCGTCCATCGTCATGCCGCTCCTCCCTCGCGCAGGTAGTAGACCGACCCCTCGAGAGACTCGACCGAGAACGCCTCGGACACGCCGTGCAACGACTCGGCGCCGCCCAGCAGCAGCCCGCCGCCGGGTCGGATCGTGGTCTCGAGCCGCGCAATGACGTCCCGAC contains:
- a CDS encoding FHA domain-containing protein, with the protein product MAAKIVISNGESAGLEYEIVAEETLIGRNPTTDVTLLDENISREHALILFDSECDAYVVEDLQSTNGTKVNGKGIRSHELAPGDEIQIGHTKFSFQRD
- a CDS encoding CPBP family glutamic-type intramembrane protease — translated: MAEDAKKRSSGWGPYWYPMLAFLLLVEIGARAPEVLQPLFLTLKVAAPLGFFTYFWLRGAYPELRGARWGALAVADIVVGLVGAGLWMVPLVAWDSLRPEDAGFDRFQLGEAGVAVTLAIRGVGYFGVTPFVEELFVRSWLMRFVEVFDRKGDFRKVPIAKFGWRSFIVVMIYFVFSHVSWEWGIMFGWSLLTMLWFYYRKHLAPLVLVHAVTNGAIFFFVLLFDEQFTDSAGEAISLWFFL
- a CDS encoding sigma 54-interacting transcriptional regulator codes for the protein MTETAGRLDAVSHGAERATGRRRSDRIVGASRAIQDVVEKAVGAAASELPVHIHGPEGSGKEHTARAIHSWSTRAGGPFVVVSCVGVAEALLGRELFGCAASTYPNFPEAHDGALQRAAGGTVMIDHADALPGNLLQAFSKGLEDGRFEREGDGTPLALRARVILVSRAPLSPSPFRDLAHHTIEMPSLEERGDDILPLATHFLRLHAEDLKVQPVGFTTEARAALTAERWTGNVRELSERIGQALRLAGSGAISAEALMLSAQAEEVPSFKEAKRAFERRYVTSLLRRCDGNISRAARLAKKDRKDFYDVIRRTGVNPADFR
- a CDS encoding HDOD domain-containing protein; the encoded protein is MTMDAGDRRVAPEVLAFLGKIETLPGLPAAVGETLRAIDSGAPLDAVADHVATDVGVAARILQIANSPLYRGGAPVEDLVEAVRRLGTGSVRELLLTISVVREFRDADGFDYEAFWQHSLTTAIAADRLLEAGRGRSCAGSPQLDRVFIAGLLHDIGVLVLVRQAGDRYRDVLEASEREGAPLYETERRHLGFSHGEVGEVVLRSWNLPDRVAQLARWHHHPRFAPPELREEAALIHLADWIAHRVDEGASCEGHLDRFDDAAWDLLSMQTEAIPEILATFEEAAKEGSLLFQEVAGGTA
- a CDS encoding polysaccharide biosynthesis/export family protein encodes the protein MRTNHPTRGALARVACLALLASFSVACSTTPKPAPSPGVNLPDYRVGAPDALVVNILPDPIITEQLIVRPDGKITVQLVGDVVASGRTTEQIAADIQQRISRFKRGAVVTVGLVNAQSSTITVLGEVAGPRTFPIGKQMRVAEALGAVGGVTRFASDDDIYVVRDGNPPQVFRIDMQAIRKGDLSTNIQVYGGDIIYAEPTAWAKVGYAVQALLFPFQPILNIARTVAGGAF
- a CDS encoding chemotaxis protein CheX encodes the protein MSTPEHLATAFFEISESVFEAMASLRLTFDPARSESCEGLGGADVRVTLELSGPSSGLFVLAFSEKLARRLVAGMLEMSEAELDPEDVLDGARELANVVAGGAKACLEQQGHRYTLGVPTSVDSADAEIVWPDYAGRRIGGVVEGEPFEIAVWLSAEPSSPSA
- a CDS encoding TIGR00730 family Rossman fold protein — protein: MTLDRHAKDTWTVFKILGEFVEGFETLRPFWPSVSIFGSARARRGSPYYAQAVEVSEALSKAGYGIITGGGPGIMEAANRGAQRGDGRSIGLNIRLPFEQEPNEYADTIINFNYFFARKVMFVKYACAFVGLPGGFGTLDEIFEALTLKQTGKIHEFPVILYGSEFWEGLITWLEDQPLKNRMISRRDLRLFHVTDDIEEVVEIIERNQRRRRKRRGRNGLRDTP
- a CDS encoding carbon-nitrogen hydrolase family protein, producing MDDALRVAVVQLTSTDVLSDNLAVAEGLVREAAAAGARFIALPEMFPFLRREGQTFPHAQDVEGEILGHVRDWARFHQVRIAAGSIAEVTDSERVYNTSVLVGPDGATEAVYRKIHLFDVDLGDAGGGTYQESKSIAPGDEVVVADTEIGGIGLSVCYDLRFPELYRTQAARGAQWLLVPSAFAPATGRDHWEVLLRARAIENQAFVLAAAQCGQHSPDRASYGRSLIVDPWGVILAQLADAPGIAVADCSRAHLARVRQKLPALAHRRL